A window from Vigna angularis cultivar LongXiaoDou No.4 chromosome 7, ASM1680809v1, whole genome shotgun sequence encodes these proteins:
- the LOC108336881 gene encoding uncharacterized protein LOC108336881, whose product MGKVFSHRVMLLVFFLAPFTLISSTLAQQQETKPDPLAMNMGTKPFTQRKLLGYVPEAKKAALQNLEDVLLEPPRAASGKSRVYLKRTKYLPDLMGDSLEGYPRRVFIDVGQKDDGSGSDWFRKRYPTRNTNFEIYKIEAVAEGGPQIEISDWLNKNVKEEEYVVMKAEAEMVEEMMWSKTIRLVDELFLECKPQQGSAKSKNRRAYWECLALYGKLRDEGVAVHQWWG is encoded by the coding sequence ATGGGAAAGGTTTTTTCTCACCGTGTGATGCTTTTGGTGTTCTTTCTAGCTCCTTTTACCTTGATATCTTCGACTTTAGCACAACAACAAGAAACCAAACCCGACCCTCTTGCCATGAACATGGGAACAAAGCCCTTCACGCAGAGAAAACTATTAGGGTACGTGCCAGAAGCGAAAAAAGCTGCGTTGCAAAACCTAGAGGACGTGCTTCTGGAACCCCCACGTGCGGCTTCGGGGAAATCGAGGGTGTACTTGAAGCGTACCAAGTATTTGCCTGATCTGATGGGTGATTCGCTGGAGGGTTACCCTCGCCGCGTTTTTATCGATGTGGGGCAAAAGGATGATGGGAGCGGCTCTGACTGGTTTAGGAAGAGGTATCCTACGAGGAACACGAACTTCGAGATCTATAAGATAGAGGCTGTGGCTGAGGGTGGCCCACAGATAGAGATATCGGACTGGTTGAATAAGAACGTGAAGGAGGAAGAGTATGTGGTGATGAAAGCTGAGGCTGAGATGGTGGAGGAGATGATGTGGAGTAAAACCATAAGGTTGGTGGATGAGCTTTTCTTGGAGTGCAAGCCACAGCAAGGGAGTGCGAAGAGCAAGAACAGAAGGGCATATTGGGAGTGTTTGGCTCTGTATGGGAAGTTGAGAGATGAAGGTGTGGCTGTGCATCAGTGGTGGGGTTGA